The following proteins come from a genomic window of bacterium:
- a CDS encoding YraN family protein — protein sequence MKNAELARIGEDAAVKHLIDKGYSILERNFRTRLGEIDIIAEKSGNVIFVEVKSRTEGTGFIPSEAIDSRKKRQLARLSGCYISQRGGKYCDFRIDLIGLVFKAGRLLSVEHLENIIEG from the coding sequence ATGAAAAACGCTGAACTGGCGCGAATAGGAGAAGATGCCGCCGTAAAGCACCTGATTGATAAAGGATATTCCATTCTCGAAAGAAATTTCAGGACAAGATTAGGCGAAATAGATATTATAGCCGAAAAAAGCGGCAATGTTATATTTGTTGAAGTAAAATCCAGGACGGAAGGGACGGGTTTTATTCCTTCCGAAGCCATTGATTCCAGGAAAAAACGGCAGCTTGCCAGGTTATCCGGCTGTTATATTTCCCAGCGCGGCGGAAAATACTGCGATTTCAGGATAGACTTGATAGGTTTGGTCTTTAAAGCCGGCAGGCTTTTAAGTGTAGAACATCTGGAAAATATTATTGAGGGTTAA
- a CDS encoding ribonuclease HII: MTKSPDEKFYSLLEIENSLHRQGLKFIAGVDEAGRGPLAGPVVASAVIFREIPPVLGIDDSKKISKNQRKKMFDFLVSSSNVAIGIGTESEDAIDRKNIREASFEAMRKAIFSLPVKPDFIIVDGFAIPGLSIPQQNIIKGDSRCLSIAAASIIAKVLRDDMMDKYDFEFPDYGFSRHKGYGTKEHLECLRKFGPCRIHRKTFAPVKNCRNAEN, from the coding sequence ATGACGAAATCCCCGGATGAAAAATTTTATTCTCTTTTGGAAATAGAAAACAGTTTACACAGACAGGGATTAAAGTTCATTGCGGGAGTTGATGAAGCGGGCAGGGGGCCTTTAGCGGGCCCGGTTGTGGCAAGCGCGGTGATCTTCCGTGAAATCCCTCCGGTTTTAGGAATAGATGATTCGAAAAAAATATCGAAAAATCAAAGAAAAAAGATGTTTGATTTTCTTGTTTCTTCTTCGAATGTCGCCATAGGAATAGGAACCGAATCAGAAGATGCGATAGACAGGAAAAATATCAGGGAGGCATCTTTTGAAGCAATGAGAAAAGCAATTTTTTCCCTTCCGGTTAAACCGGATTTTATTATTGTAGACGGATTCGCGATACCCGGGCTTTCCATTCCCCAGCAAAATATAATCAAAGGTGATTCCAGATGCCTGTCAATAGCCGCTGCGTCAATTATAGCCAAGGTATTGCGTGATGACATGATGGATAAATATGATTTTGAATTTCCTGATTACGGGTTTTCAAGACATAAGGGTTACGGCACAAAAGAGCATTTGGAGTGTTTGAGAAAATTCGGCCCGTGCCGGATACACCGAAAAACGTTTGCGCCGGTAAAAAATTGCCGTAACGCGGAAAATTAA
- the rplS gene encoding 50S ribosomal protein L19, with amino-acid sequence MNKIISEIEKSQMKKKIPLFTVGDTIKVLFKILEGDKERMQAFQGVVISRKSAGINEAVTLRRISYGEGVERVFLLHSPKVGKIELIKTGSTGRAKLYYLRDKVGKKARLKNEQHVAGMAEENSLVSEAAPAVKDSEPVKPETEAPKK; translated from the coding sequence ATGAACAAAATCATATCCGAAATAGAAAAATCACAAATGAAGAAGAAAATCCCTCTGTTTACCGTAGGGGATACAATAAAAGTCCTGTTTAAGATACTTGAAGGCGATAAAGAAAGAATGCAGGCGTTCCAGGGTGTCGTTATTTCAAGAAAAAGCGCGGGCATTAATGAAGCCGTAACATTGAGAAGGATATCATACGGGGAAGGCGTGGAAAGGGTTTTCCTGCTGCATTCTCCCAAAGTAGGCAAGATCGAGCTTATAAAAACGGGTTCCACCGGCAGGGCAAAATTATATTATCTCAGGGATAAAGTCGGGAAAAAAGCGCGCCTGAAGAATGAACAGCATGTGGCGGGAATGGCTGAAGAAAACAGCCTTGTTTCCGAGGCTGCTCCTGCGGTTAAGGATTCCGAACCTGTTAAACCTGAAACGGAAGCGCCTAAAAAGTAA
- the trmD gene encoding tRNA (guanosine(37)-N1)-methyltransferase TrmD: MSRRKKLTVIILTLFPGMFARVFSESIIKRAVNAGKAEIKIVNLRDFTKDKHKTADDRPYGGGPGMVLKPEPIFEAVKKFKKRNSVVLLASASGKKYTQKDCERLASCGHIIIICGHYEGVDERVAEKLADYEFSIGDYVLTNGEMPAMIIVDSIIRLLPGVLGHADSSKDESFSAGILEYPHYTRPAVYKNFKVPEILLSGNHKEIGRWRRDKALAKTKKNRKDLIGKSKFLKGD; this comes from the coding sequence ATGTCCCGGCGCAAAAAATTAACTGTAATCATTTTAACGCTTTTTCCAGGCATGTTTGCCAGGGTGTTCAGCGAGTCGATAATCAAGAGAGCTGTAAATGCAGGTAAAGCGGAAATTAAAATAGTTAATCTCAGGGATTTTACAAAAGATAAGCATAAGACCGCGGATGACAGGCCGTACGGCGGCGGACCCGGAATGGTTTTAAAGCCCGAACCGATTTTTGAGGCTGTTAAAAAGTTTAAGAAGAGAAATTCAGTTGTTTTGCTGGCCAGCGCGTCAGGGAAGAAATACACACAGAAAGATTGTGAAAGACTTGCGTCCTGCGGCCATATTATCATCATTTGCGGGCATTATGAAGGAGTTGATGAAAGAGTCGCTGAAAAACTGGCAGACTATGAGTTTTCCATCGGCGATTATGTTTTGACAAACGGCGAGATGCCTGCGATGATAATCGTTGATTCAATTATAAGGTTGCTGCCGGGCGTTCTCGGACATGCTGATTCCAGTAAAGATGAATCTTTTTCAGCCGGCATTCTGGAATATCCGCATTATACCAGGCCTGCCGTTTATAAGAATTTTAAGGTTCCTGAAATCCTGCTTTCTGGGAATCATAAAGAAATCGGCAGGTGGCGAAGAGATAAAGCTTTGGCAAAAACAAAGAAAAACAGAAAAGATTTAATCGGCAAAAGCAAGTTTTTAAAGGGAGATTAA
- the rpsP gene encoding 30S ribosomal protein S16, translated as MAVKIRLKRMGSKNNPFFRIVVADTKSPRDGRFIEQIGTYDPKVDGKVTVDKERAGYWMGKGARPSDTVRVLLKKQGLSIS; from the coding sequence ATGGCTGTAAAAATCAGGCTTAAAAGAATGGGTTCGAAAAACAATCCTTTTTTCAGGATTGTGGTCGCCGATACAAAAAGCCCCAGAGATGGAAGGTTTATCGAGCAGATAGGCACTTATGACCCCAAGGTTGACGGTAAGGTAACCGTGGACAAGGAGAGGGCCGGCTACTGGATGGGAAAAGGGGCGAGACCTTCAGACACGGTCAGGGTGCTGCTTAAAAAACAGGGCTTATCGATCAGTTAA
- the ffh gene encoding signal recognition particle protein: MFDELTLKFERLFKNLRGCGRLSEKNIEDALRDVRLALLEADVNYRVVREFIESVKQKALGKKVLSSVSPGQQFIKVLFDELAEFLSGGDNAEIMPEDKIILMAGLQGSGKTTTCGKLGHMLKEKSRKSLLVACDIHRPAAIEQLIQIGRSNGLDVFFRKKHRNAVEIARDALAECNQGKYDHLIVDSAGRMHVDEAMMNEIIEIKKAILPSKIYFVADSCTGQDAVLSAESFHKALDFSGVILTKLDGDTRGGAAISIRHVTGKPVVYAGTGEKNGDLEVFYPERMASRILGMGDVVTLVEKAQGSFDREEAEKLFNKIKKHEFDFNDFLNQVKQLKKMGSLTDILSYLPGAGKNKGLNVDDRELTRIEAIVSSMTVKERKTPLIINGSRRKRIAAGSGTTLQDVNSLIKRFEISGKMLKKITQFKGKMPGIPGFGLQRK; encoded by the coding sequence ATGTTTGACGAATTAACGCTGAAATTCGAAAGATTATTTAAAAATTTGCGGGGCTGCGGCAGGCTCAGCGAAAAAAATATTGAGGATGCGCTGAGGGATGTAAGGCTTGCTTTGCTGGAGGCGGATGTCAATTACCGGGTGGTCAGGGAATTTATAGAGTCTGTTAAGCAAAAAGCCCTGGGTAAAAAAGTTCTTTCCAGCGTTTCTCCGGGCCAGCAGTTTATCAAGGTCCTGTTTGATGAGCTGGCAGAGTTCCTTTCGGGCGGGGATAACGCGGAAATCATGCCGGAAGATAAAATTATTCTTATGGCGGGTTTGCAGGGTTCAGGCAAGACGACAACGTGCGGGAAACTGGGGCATATGCTTAAAGAGAAAAGCCGGAAGTCTCTGCTTGTTGCCTGTGATATACACCGTCCGGCGGCGATAGAACAGCTTATACAGATAGGACGCTCCAACGGTCTGGATGTGTTTTTCCGGAAGAAACACAGGAATGCGGTTGAAATTGCCCGGGACGCCCTGGCTGAATGCAATCAGGGTAAATACGACCATCTTATAGTTGATTCGGCCGGCAGGATGCATGTTGATGAAGCGATGATGAATGAAATAATCGAAATAAAAAAAGCGATCCTTCCTTCAAAAATTTATTTTGTCGCCGATTCCTGTACGGGGCAGGATGCGGTATTGAGCGCGGAATCGTTTCACAAAGCCCTGGATTTTTCGGGCGTTATACTTACCAAGCTTGACGGGGACACAAGAGGCGGCGCTGCCATATCAATAAGGCATGTTACGGGTAAACCGGTTGTTTATGCGGGCACAGGGGAAAAAAACGGCGATCTGGAAGTCTTTTATCCGGAAAGGATGGCTTCCCGGATATTGGGTATGGGGGATGTGGTTACGCTGGTTGAAAAAGCTCAGGGGTCGTTTGACCGGGAGGAGGCTGAAAAACTGTTTAATAAGATCAAGAAGCACGAGTTTGATTTTAACGATTTTTTAAACCAGGTAAAACAGTTGAAAAAGATGGGTTCTTTGACGGATATCCTGAGTTATCTGCCGGGAGCCGGAAAAAACAAAGGCCTTAATGTCGATGACAGGGAGTTAACCAGGATAGAAGCGATAGTATCATCCATGACCGTTAAAGAGAGAAAAACCCCATTGATAATTAACGGGAGCCGGAGGAAAAGAATAGCGGCAGGCAGCGGGACAACATTGCAGGATGTCAATTCTCTGATAAAAAGATTTGAAATCAGCGGGAAAATGTTAAAAAAAATAACGCAGTTTAAAGGTAAAATGCCCGGCATCCCCGGATTCGGGTTACAGAGAAAATGA
- the murA gene encoding UDP-N-acetylglucosamine 1-carboxyvinyltransferase has translation MDVFIIKGGNTLSGEVSVSGAKNSALPVMAASILADSPCEIQGVPEIKDISTMAEILTCIGAKVSAEAGTLKIDPSGINNYTAPYDLVKQMRASIAVLGPMLGKFGKARVSHPGGCVIGPRPVDLHLKGLSELGSKIKIEHGYIHAETSGLVGADIFLGGRFGSSVLATANIMMAAVKAEGNTVIESAACEPEVVDLGNFLVKMGANIIGLGSPRIIIKGVKSLKGVSHRIIPDRIEAGTFIIAGALCGKKLVVKNALSGHMKALLDILQKSGVKFDIGNNDITVTATGKRDPVDVITMSYPGFPTDLQAQMTTLMCITPGISIITEKIYPERFMHVPELNRMGAKIHREASSTIVAGVKSLSGAPVMASDLRASASLVLAGLIAEGETVISRVYHIDRGYEDIETKLVKLGADIRRIRE, from the coding sequence ATGGATGTTTTTATTATTAAAGGAGGAAATACCCTGAGCGGCGAAGTTTCAGTGTCCGGCGCAAAGAATTCCGCTCTGCCCGTAATGGCGGCTTCTATTTTAGCGGATTCGCCGTGTGAAATTCAGGGTGTGCCGGAAATCAAGGATATTTCCACCATGGCGGAAATTTTAACTTGTATCGGAGCAAAAGTATCCGCGGAAGCCGGAACACTGAAAATAGATCCTTCAGGCATAAATAATTATACGGCTCCATATGATTTGGTAAAGCAGATGAGGGCTTCCATCGCGGTTTTAGGCCCGATGCTGGGCAAATTCGGGAAAGCGAGAGTATCGCATCCCGGAGGCTGTGTTATAGGGCCCAGGCCTGTAGATCTTCACCTGAAAGGGCTGAGTGAACTTGGAAGTAAAATAAAGATTGAACACGGATATATCCATGCGGAGACATCCGGATTAGTCGGAGCTGATATTTTTCTGGGAGGAAGGTTCGGTTCCAGCGTACTTGCTACCGCGAATATTATGATGGCCGCCGTTAAGGCTGAGGGTAATACTGTTATTGAAAGCGCGGCCTGTGAACCCGAGGTAGTGGATCTTGGAAATTTTCTGGTTAAAATGGGAGCAAACATAATCGGCCTGGGTTCCCCAAGGATTATTATTAAAGGCGTTAAAAGCCTTAAAGGCGTTTCTCACAGAATTATCCCCGACAGGATTGAGGCGGGCACTTTTATCATCGCGGGCGCTTTATGCGGCAAAAAACTTGTTGTTAAAAATGCGTTGTCGGGACACATGAAGGCGTTGCTGGATATTTTACAGAAATCGGGCGTGAAATTTGATATCGGCAATAATGACATTACCGTCACAGCAACAGGAAAAAGAGATCCTGTGGATGTTATTACGATGAGCTATCCGGGGTTCCCGACCGATCTGCAGGCGCAGATGACGACGCTTATGTGTATAACCCCGGGTATAAGCATTATTACGGAGAAAATATATCCGGAAAGGTTTATGCATGTGCCCGAGTTAAACAGAATGGGGGCAAAAATACACAGGGAGGCGTCGAGTACAATCGTAGCCGGTGTTAAAAGTCTCAGCGGCGCGCCCGTTATGGCTTCTGACCTGAGAGCCAGCGCTTCGCTTGTGTTGGCCGGCCTTATCGCCGAAGGGGAAACGGTTATTTCCAGGGTTTACCACATTGACAGGGGTTATGAAGATATAGAGACCAAGTTAGTTAAGCTCGGGGCGGATATCAGGAGAATAAGGGAATAG
- the prmC gene encoding peptide chain release factor N(5)-glutamine methyltransferase → MKTPKDEVSRSIGSALKLTSDELARRNIPNHLKKAEWLIENITGMDRAFIYLEKNRTLSQKQVSQLKKYLRKAARGVPVQYITKQAFFYGLEFKMEKGVFIPRPETELLVEKTLEIIAFSYKKPVVYDICCGCGAAAVAVAKNSDAAVFGTDISSKAIKCAISNANSILPRGKVKFFKGDLFNPLRANKICPADVIVANPPYVSKKEREDVDKYVLKYEPGKALWAGNGGMEFYRRIIQEARFFLKKGGRLICEIGYNQAEKISDIAVRNGFYGVHIIKDYNAKDRIACFRY, encoded by the coding sequence ATGAAAACTCCAAAGGATGAGGTTTCCCGCAGTATCGGCTCGGCTCTCAAGCTGACAAGTGATGAATTGGCCCGGCGAAATATTCCAAACCACTTGAAAAAAGCGGAATGGTTAATTGAAAACATTACAGGCATGGACCGGGCGTTTATATACCTCGAAAAAAACAGGACACTTTCCCAAAAGCAGGTATCACAGTTAAAAAAATATCTCAGAAAAGCGGCAAGAGGAGTTCCCGTACAATATATTACAAAACAGGCTTTTTTTTACGGCCTGGAATTTAAAATGGAAAAGGGTGTTTTTATACCGAGGCCTGAAACGGAATTGCTTGTGGAAAAAACCCTGGAAATTATCGCTTTTTCATATAAAAAACCCGTTGTTTATGATATTTGCTGCGGTTGCGGAGCGGCCGCTGTCGCTGTTGCGAAAAACTCGGATGCGGCTGTTTTCGGTACGGATATATCATCGAAAGCTATAAAGTGCGCCATTTCAAACGCGAATTCGATTTTGCCCCGGGGGAAAGTTAAATTTTTTAAAGGGGATTTATTCAACCCTTTGCGGGCGAACAAGATCTGTCCCGCGGATGTAATCGTCGCTAATCCTCCCTATGTTTCAAAAAAGGAGAGGGAAGATGTTGATAAATATGTCCTGAAATATGAACCGGGTAAAGCCTTGTGGGCGGGAAATGGCGGTATGGAGTTTTACAGGCGCATAATACAGGAGGCGCGCTTTTTTTTAAAAAAGGGCGGGCGCCTTATCTGTGAAATAGGTTATAATCAGGCTGAAAAGATAAGCGATATCGCGGTAAGAAACGGTTTTTACGGTGTTCATATTATAAAAGATTATAACGCCAAAGACAGAATAGCCTGCTTTAGATATTAA
- the prfA gene encoding peptide chain release factor 1 — protein MHESLELFRKKLSELEDKLSDNSLISDTKKYAETAREHSRISQIVSTGLRLEKVLADLKSAEEVMDSDNADEDLRQLANQELSELEIRKSQLEKEYNFLLIPPEPNDSKNTIVEIRAGTGGEEAALFASDITRMYMRYAEAKGWKVEILSSSETEKQGFKEIVFLLEGGNVYKQMKYEGGVHRVQRVPETEASGRIHTSAITVAILPEAEEIDVKINPEDLRIDTFRAAGAGGQHVNKTESAVRITHIPTGIVVSCQDEKSQHKNKAKAMKVLMARVYDKLQEEENSKRASQRKTMVGSGDRSAKIRTYNFPQNRVTDHRINLTLYDLESIMNGDLNELIDKLIEKDYEEKMKNLHENSKG, from the coding sequence GTGCATGAAAGTCTCGAATTATTCAGGAAGAAGCTTTCTGAACTCGAAGATAAGCTGAGCGATAACTCTCTGATTTCCGATACAAAGAAGTATGCTGAAACAGCCAGGGAACATTCCCGTATTTCACAGATAGTATCAACAGGTCTTCGCCTGGAAAAGGTATTAGCCGATTTGAAGTCTGCGGAAGAAGTCATGGATTCGGATAATGCCGATGAAGATTTAAGGCAGCTCGCAAATCAGGAATTATCCGAACTGGAAATCAGAAAATCACAGCTTGAGAAAGAATATAACTTTCTGCTCATACCCCCCGAACCCAATGACAGCAAGAATACAATTGTCGAGATAAGAGCGGGGACGGGCGGTGAGGAAGCCGCCCTTTTCGCATCCGATATTACGAGAATGTATATGCGTTATGCCGAGGCCAAGGGATGGAAAGTGGAGATTTTAAGTTCCAGCGAAACTGAAAAGCAGGGTTTTAAAGAAATAGTTTTTTTGCTTGAAGGCGGCAACGTATATAAACAGATGAAGTATGAAGGGGGAGTTCACAGGGTTCAAAGGGTTCCGGAGACCGAAGCGAGCGGTCGAATACATACCTCAGCGATAACAGTCGCTATCCTGCCGGAAGCCGAGGAGATAGATGTCAAAATCAACCCGGAAGATTTACGTATTGATACCTTCAGGGCCGCCGGCGCAGGGGGGCAGCACGTCAATAAAACCGAGTCAGCCGTAAGAATCACTCATATTCCCACCGGAATAGTCGTTTCATGCCAGGATGAAAAGTCACAGCACAAAAACAAAGCCAAGGCGATGAAAGTTTTAATGGCCAGGGTTTATGATAAATTGCAGGAAGAAGAGAACAGCAAGCGCGCTTCCCAGAGGAAAACAATGGTTGGATCGGGCGACAGGAGCGCGAAAATCCGGACATATAATTTTCCCCAGAACAGGGTCACTGACCACAGGATTAACCTTACCCTGTATGACCTTGAGAGCATTATGAACGGGGATTTAAACGAGCTTATAGATAAATTGATTGAAAAAGATTACGAAGAGAAAATGAAAAATCTTCATGAAAACTCCAAAGGATGA
- the rpmE gene encoding 50S ribosomal protein L31, whose translation MKKNIHPKYSDSTITCACGEVIHTRSTRPEIHIGICSKCHPFFTGKEKLMDAAGRVEKFMKKYGKKKGGEA comes from the coding sequence GTGAAAAAGAATATACATCCGAAATATTCAGATTCAACTATAACATGCGCGTGCGGAGAAGTGATACACACCCGCTCTACCAGGCCGGAGATTCATATTGGTATATGTTCGAAATGCCATCCTTTCTTTACCGGTAAGGAAAAACTTATGGACGCTGCCGGAAGAGTAGAGAAATTCATGAAGAAGTACGGCAAGAAAAAAGGCGGAGAAGCATAA
- a CDS encoding type II secretion system protein GspG → MRPFSGKKGFSITELLVVVGIIIIIAGLLLPVLLRSRHRANETGIPVDLNQLRAALEMYYSDWGTYPYGANADMVLCLGGGYFAFSSEAIQDGLIIDANGVPYIYKYPGDNQEGRYDLYSASTDLPGVNITAPTTAGITGGVDITAPSAGHGAGGSSGRGGSEGSEDDQKGSQGSEASEEEKHWLEGASSLIRNALLDVIKDHEWASIYYELLKNNNIVPVFGDADGAVAYYDSAADEIVIDNAYENSDKYIIATIIIHEATHAGQNALHPANPTNYNGPTLQQRIDSLIDIWAYIEANDTEVGYSAVQIANCAATAQIEFLAWWNEAHFWMDGARYNSSSETTGYDVCDSAAQLIWGAGLPYGNEDIASVDDINYGDYIDKGETESLPADYEDIIDILGWTSYPDLLPSSEDPQYFCYPELKNMAWDVDTSVITYN, encoded by the coding sequence ATGAGGCCGTTTTCCGGAAAAAAGGGTTTTAGTATTACGGAATTGCTTGTGGTTGTTGGAATTATAATTATTATCGCGGGCCTTTTACTGCCGGTTCTTCTGAGGTCAAGGCACAGGGCGAATGAAACCGGTATTCCTGTTGACTTAAACCAGCTTAGAGCGGCTCTGGAAATGTATTATTCGGACTGGGGCACTTATCCTTACGGCGCAAATGCCGATATGGTATTGTGCCTGGGCGGCGGCTACTTCGCGTTTTCATCCGAGGCTATTCAGGACGGGCTTATCATTGACGCGAACGGAGTTCCTTATATCTACAAATATCCCGGTGATAATCAGGAAGGCAGATATGACCTTTACTCGGCATCAACCGACTTGCCCGGCGTAAATATTACGGCTCCGACCACAGCCGGTATTACGGGTGGAGTGGATATAACCGCTCCGTCAGCGGGGCATGGCGCGGGCGGTTCTTCCGGAAGAGGCGGTTCTGAGGGAAGCGAGGATGATCAAAAAGGATCACAGGGTTCCGAAGCGTCAGAGGAGGAAAAACACTGGCTGGAAGGAGCCAGCAGTTTAATTAGAAACGCGCTCCTTGATGTCATAAAGGACCATGAGTGGGCAAGCATATATTATGAACTTTTAAAAAATAACAATATAGTCCCTGTCTTCGGAGATGCTGACGGTGCTGTCGCTTATTATGATTCTGCGGCTGACGAAATTGTAATTGATAACGCATATGAAAACTCGGATAAGTATATAATAGCAACGATTATTATTCATGAGGCGACGCATGCGGGACAGAATGCCCTTCATCCGGCAAACCCAACAAATTATAACGGCCCCACTCTCCAGCAAAGAATCGATTCTTTAATCGATATTTGGGCGTATATAGAAGCAAATGACACAGAGGTTGGATATAGCGCTGTCCAGATAGCGAACTGCGCGGCTACCGCGCAGATTGAATTTCTCGCATGGTGGAATGAAGCTCATTTCTGGATGGATGGCGCAAGATATAATTCCAGTTCCGAGACTACAGGTTATGATGTGTGTGACTCGGCGGCGCAGCTTATCTGGGGCGCCGGGCTTCCTTACGGCAATGAAGACATTGCCAGCGTGGATGATATAAATTACGGAGACTATATAGATAAAGGTGAAACAGAAAGCCTGCCCGCTGATTACGAGGATATAATTGATATATTGGGTTGGACTTCATATCCTGATTTATTGCCAAGCAGTGAAGATCCTCAGTATTTTTGTTATCCCGAGTTAAAAAATATGGCTTGGGATGTTGATACAAGCGTGATAACTTATAATTAG
- the rho gene encoding transcription termination factor Rho, which yields MTLPQLNKIAKQLNIEGLGTLKKHQLIFEILKARARANGLMFGEGVLEILPDGFGFLRSPNYNYLPCPEDIYVSPSQIRRFDLQTGDMVSGQIRPPKDKEKYFALLKVEAVNHEDPDKAKDKILFDNLTPLYPLKRFILETKSENVSMRVMDILTPLGRGQRGLIVAPPRTGKTMLLQAIANSVTTNTPEAKLIVLLIDERPEEVTDMERTVRGEVISSTFDEPPERHIQVAEIVIEKAKRLVEHKHDVVILLDSVTRLARAYNTVQPHSGRILTGGLDSNALHKPKRFFGAARNIEEGGSLTIIATALIDTGSKMDEVIFEEFKGTGNMELHLDRRLVDKRVFPAIDIERSGTRKEELLFHEDELKRIWLLRKALQGMNPVECMELIINKLRKTQSNAEFLLSING from the coding sequence ATGACATTGCCTCAATTGAATAAAATCGCGAAGCAGCTTAATATCGAAGGCCTCGGCACTTTAAAGAAACATCAGCTTATATTCGAAATACTGAAAGCCAGGGCGCGGGCTAACGGGTTGATGTTCGGAGAAGGAGTCCTTGAAATCCTTCCTGACGGTTTCGGTTTCCTGAGATCGCCGAATTATAATTATCTGCCGTGTCCCGAAGATATTTATGTTTCGCCGTCACAGATAAGAAGGTTCGACCTTCAGACGGGGGATATGGTTTCGGGCCAGATAAGGCCGCCTAAAGATAAAGAAAAATATTTTGCGCTGCTTAAAGTGGAGGCCGTAAACCATGAAGATCCCGATAAAGCCAAGGATAAAATACTGTTTGATAACCTGACTCCGCTTTATCCTTTAAAGCGTTTTATCCTTGAAACAAAATCCGAAAATGTATCCATGAGAGTTATGGATATATTAACTCCCCTCGGGCGGGGACAGAGGGGATTGATTGTCGCCCCTCCCAGGACAGGTAAAACCATGCTGCTTCAGGCAATTGCCAACAGCGTAACGACAAATACCCCGGAAGCGAAATTAATTGTCCTTCTGATAGATGAAAGGCCGGAAGAAGTTACGGACATGGAGCGCACGGTAAGAGGGGAAGTCATAAGTTCGACGTTTGATGAACCGCCCGAAAGACATATTCAGGTCGCGGAGATAGTTATAGAAAAAGCGAAAAGACTGGTAGAACACAAGCACGATGTTGTTATCCTCCTGGACAGCGTTACGCGGTTAGCCCGGGCTTATAACACTGTCCAGCCTCACAGCGGAAGGATCCTTACGGGGGGGCTTGATTCCAATGCTCTTCATAAGCCAAAGAGGTTTTTCGGAGCCGCCCGCAATATTGAGGAAGGCGGAAGCCTGACTATCATAGCCACCGCGCTTATTGATACCGGAAGCAAAATGGACGAAGTGATATTCGAAGAGTTTAAAGGAACCGGCAATATGGAACTTCATCTTGACAGGAGGCTTGTAGACAAGAGGGTGTTCCCCGCGATCGATATCGAAAGGTCCGGCACAAGAAAAGAAGAACTGCTCTTCCATGAAGATGAACTTAAGCGGATATGGCTTTTAAGGAAAGCCCTTCAGGGGATGAATCCGGTAGAATGTATGGAACTGATAATCAATAAGTTGAGGAAGACCCAGAGCAACGCCGAATTTCTTCTTTCTATTAACGGTTAA
- the coaE gene encoding dephospho-CoA kinase (Dephospho-CoA kinase (CoaE) performs the final step in coenzyme A biosynthesis.): protein MKIAITGGICTGKTFIGGILKDMGFNIIDADIISGKAAERRSKQITGCFKGRCLSGNGSIDRKKLARIIFNSEKDRKALEKILHPEIISVMKSRMDKYRKEGKKFVVVAPLVYEAGLENMFDKIILLSCPEKLQIDRVVKRDKISRDDALKIIKVQLSGAEKRAKADYIIDTSKNKGETEKQVKQIFNKLFKEDVNGQGN from the coding sequence ATGAAAATAGCCATTACAGGCGGTATATGTACGGGGAAAACATTCATCGGCGGCATACTTAAAGATATGGGTTTTAATATAATCGATGCGGATATCATATCCGGAAAAGCGGCGGAGCGCCGGAGCAAGCAGATAACCGGGTGTTTTAAAGGCAGGTGTCTTTCCGGGAACGGCAGTATCGACAGGAAAAAACTTGCGCGGATAATATTTAATTCCGAAAAAGACAGGAAAGCGCTTGAAAAAATACTCCACCCTGAAATAATTTCCGTAATGAAAAGCAGGATGGATAAATACCGGAAGGAAGGAAAAAAGTTTGTTGTTGTCGCCCCGCTGGTATATGAAGCCGGACTGGAGAATATGTTCGATAAAATTATTTTGCTGTCCTGCCCGGAAAAACTGCAAATCGACAGGGTTGTTAAAAGGGATAAAATCAGCCGTGATGATGCGTTAAAAATAATTAAAGTTCAGCTGTCCGGCGCTGAGAAAAGGGCAAAAGCTGACTATATTATAGATACTTCAAAAAATAAAGGCGAAACAGAAAAACAGGTAAAACAGATTTTCAATAAACTATTTAAGGAGGATGTAAATGGGCAGGGTAACTAG